The following proteins are encoded in a genomic region of Glycine max cultivar Williams 82 chromosome 18, Glycine_max_v4.0, whole genome shotgun sequence:
- the LOC100500604 gene encoding uncharacterized protein LOC100500604: METTLVRFLYYLSTAILFWCCANIVHAIELPNYTVILPEESDFQLRLYNESSWISARVSGTSFEQSYKLGFSRLYQYIHGANSNSSKIAFTAPVLTSVPSSPPGDGYIVRMFVSTHFQGKPPQPNPELKLRIEKWKTQCIAVRKFTGYAKDDNINKEIEALVTTLNKNSATIQDTSFYTIAKYNASSHNTADRLNEVWIKVSGVRTEYC; the protein is encoded by the exons ATGGAAACAACACTCGTGCGCTTTCTTTACTATTTGTCCACGGCAATATTGTTTTGGTGCTGTGCCAACATTGTGCACGCTATTGAATTACCAAACTACACAGTGATACTGCCTGAAGAATCAGATTTTCAGCTCAGACTCTACAATGAATCATCATGGATCTCAGCCCGAGTTTCAGGAACTTCCTTCGAGCAGTCCTACAAGCTTGGATTTTCCag GTTGTATCAATATATTCACGGTGCCAATTCTAACTCTTCAAAAATCGCATTCACTGCTCCAGTCCTAACGAGTGTCCCCTCGTCACCCCCCGGGGATGGCTACATCGTAAGAATGTTCGTATCGACTCACTTTCAAGGGAAGCCCCCGCAACCCAATCCTGAACTGAAGTTGCGCATAGAGAAGTGGAAAACTCAGTGCATTGCAGTTAGAAAGTTCACTGGGTATGCCAAGGATGACAACATCAACAAAGAAATTGAAGCTCTTGTAACAACCCTAAACAAGAACTCGGCAACAATACAAGACACGAGCTTCTATACCATTGCTAAGTACAATGCTTCTTCTCATAATACCGCTGATCGCTTAAATGAAGTGTGGATTAAAGTGTCAGGAGTCAGGACTGAATATTGCTAA